A genomic stretch from Edaphobacter lichenicola includes:
- a CDS encoding DEAD/DEAH box helicase — translation MSAVKIPSVSIATGHTGRSTHVNEMGMRPMQEQVYQRRGEQFLLLKSPPASGKSRALMYVALDKVRHQGVKQALIVVPERSIGSSFSDEHLSQSGFEADWTVKPRWNLCAMPGGEDEKASKGKVKAVGEFLASDDTTLVCTHATFRYAVEALGIEAFDNRLIAIDEFHHVSIDETNVLGKQLKDLLAREKVHVVAMTGSYFRGDAAAVLSPEDEARFATVTYTYYEQLNGYQYLKSLDIGYWFYSGSYLEAIHEVLDPSLKTIVHIPNVNSSASSTDKYAEVNDIMGSLGDWIERDPATDFHLIREKVTGRVLKVADLVDDSDFNRRSKVLAALRDPAHRNNRDHVDVIIALGMAKEGFDWIWCEHALTVGYRSSLTEIVQIIGRVTRDAPNKARARFTNLIAEPKAEQSDVVEAVNDTLKAIAASLLMEQVIAPRFDFTPKDSGPKAGFDYGPNGYIEGQTNVGVNEETGTVSVEIKGLKEMGPEAARICREDLNDVIAAVVQDKETLTRALFDTENTVPQETTQLRIPKIIRDRYPDLTEDDVEAVRQRAVAALTLVQTAVKTEEKVNANLGLLQGVRKFVLHVRELSVDLIDSINPFGEAYAVLARTLNADTLRQMQEKIAAKKVNIPEDEALALARRALEWKQERGRAAQITAADPWERRLAEGVAAYTQYMARKKAKAAGGVA, via the coding sequence GTGAGCGCTGTTAAGATTCCCTCGGTCTCGATAGCGACCGGGCATACTGGCCGGTCAACGCATGTGAACGAGATGGGAATGCGCCCCATGCAGGAGCAGGTATACCAGCGTCGCGGTGAGCAGTTCCTCTTGCTCAAGTCTCCACCGGCCAGCGGCAAGAGCCGCGCCCTGATGTACGTCGCGCTAGACAAGGTGCGCCATCAGGGTGTGAAGCAGGCGTTGATTGTGGTGCCGGAGCGTTCGATCGGCTCGAGCTTCAGCGACGAACACCTAAGCCAGAGCGGGTTCGAGGCCGATTGGACGGTCAAACCACGCTGGAATCTATGCGCGATGCCGGGAGGCGAGGACGAGAAAGCGAGCAAGGGCAAGGTAAAGGCCGTCGGCGAGTTTCTGGCGAGCGACGACACCACGCTGGTCTGTACGCACGCGACATTTCGCTATGCCGTGGAGGCTCTTGGTATTGAAGCTTTCGACAACCGACTGATCGCGATTGACGAGTTCCACCACGTTTCCATCGACGAAACCAACGTGCTCGGAAAACAGCTCAAAGATTTATTGGCCCGCGAAAAAGTTCACGTCGTGGCCATGACGGGGTCGTACTTTCGTGGCGATGCGGCGGCGGTGCTGAGTCCGGAGGACGAGGCTCGTTTCGCCACCGTCACTTACACCTACTACGAGCAGCTGAATGGCTATCAGTATCTGAAGTCTCTAGATATTGGATACTGGTTCTACTCGGGAAGTTACCTGGAGGCGATCCACGAGGTGCTGGACCCGTCGCTGAAGACCATCGTTCACATCCCGAATGTGAACTCCAGCGCCAGCTCCACGGACAAGTACGCCGAGGTCAACGATATTATGGGCTCGCTCGGCGATTGGATTGAGCGAGACCCCGCAACAGACTTCCACCTGATTAGGGAGAAGGTAACCGGTCGCGTGTTGAAGGTCGCAGACTTGGTAGACGACTCGGACTTCAATCGCCGCAGCAAGGTGCTGGCTGCGTTACGCGATCCTGCGCATCGCAACAATCGGGACCACGTAGACGTCATCATTGCTCTGGGCATGGCCAAAGAAGGCTTCGATTGGATCTGGTGCGAGCATGCGCTGACGGTCGGCTACCGCAGTAGCCTGACTGAGATCGTGCAGATTATCGGTCGTGTGACGAGGGATGCACCAAACAAGGCGCGTGCTCGGTTCACCAATCTGATTGCCGAACCTAAGGCAGAGCAGAGTGATGTTGTGGAAGCGGTGAACGATACCCTGAAGGCCATCGCTGCCAGCTTGCTGATGGAACAGGTGATTGCACCACGGTTTGACTTCACGCCGAAGGACTCAGGACCGAAGGCTGGCTTCGATTACGGCCCAAACGGATATATAGAAGGGCAGACAAACGTCGGAGTGAATGAGGAGACCGGGACGGTCTCCGTCGAGATCAAGGGGCTGAAAGAGATGGGGCCTGAGGCCGCTCGCATCTGCCGCGAGGACCTGAACGACGTTATCGCGGCTGTTGTCCAAGATAAGGAGACCCTGACCCGAGCGCTCTTCGACACCGAGAACACCGTGCCGCAGGAAACGACGCAGCTGCGAATTCCCAAGATCATCCGAGACCGCTATCCGGACCTGACCGAAGACGACGTCGAGGCCGTTCGTCAACGAGCGGTTGCCGCGCTGACCTTGGTACAAACGGCGGTGAAGACCGAGGAGAAGGTGAACGCGAACCTAGGCCTCCTCCAGGGTGTGCGCAAGTTCGTTTTGCACGTTCGCGAACTGAGTGTGGACCTGATCGACTCCATTAATCCCTTTGGAGAAGCCTACGCCGTGCTTGCCCGAACTTTGAACGCGGACACGCTGCGCCAGATGCAGGAGAAGATCGCAGCGAAGAAGGTGAACATTCCAGAGGATGAGGCCTTGGCGTTGGCTCGGCGAGCGCTGGAGTGGAAGCAGGAGAGAGGTCGTGCTGCCCAGATCACTGCTGCCGACCCTTGGGAACGCCGGTTGGCGGAAGGCGTTGCGGCGTACACCCAGTACATGGCACGAAAGAAGGCCAAGGCCGCCGGAGGTGTGGCATGA
- a CDS encoding LexA family protein, producing the protein MSLELVEWSATWPLVLPYFDGHVPAGFPSPAEDYLETPLDLTEFLIENKAATFLMRVEGDSMKDAGIHDGDLLVVDRSAKPVNGSVVVVAVNGEYTVKRLRRGPDCVWLDPANPRYQPLRVSVGEDLHVFGVVKHAIHTMR; encoded by the coding sequence ATGAGTCTGGAACTTGTGGAATGGTCAGCGACCTGGCCGCTCGTGTTGCCGTATTTTGACGGGCACGTACCGGCTGGCTTTCCAAGTCCCGCAGAGGACTATTTGGAAACCCCTCTCGATCTGACAGAGTTCCTGATCGAAAATAAGGCGGCCACCTTCCTGATGCGTGTGGAGGGGGACTCGATGAAAGACGCCGGGATTCACGACGGCGATCTCCTGGTCGTGGATCGATCTGCAAAGCCCGTCAACGGTAGCGTCGTTGTTGTCGCTGTCAATGGGGAATACACGGTCAAACGGCTGCGCCGCGGCCCTGATTGCGTGTGGCTCGATCCCGCCAACCCGCGCTACCAACCCCTGCGAGTCTCCGTAGGAGAAGATCTGCACGTCTTCGGAGTCGTAAAACATGCGATTCACACGATGAGGTGA
- a CDS encoding class I SAM-dependent DNA methyltransferase, which yields MNAVEIEAAVSDLAAEQFDAAEFPFQFLAAFDKKETTLKRLRKGDSNKSDVVGGVLLQSNIHLAVSPVGETRQTLERLKASPKTAAAKAKFVLATDGTVLEAEELSTGEAIASEYHRFAEHIGFFLPLAGISTVREIKDNPIDVRATGRLNKLYVELLRQNPEWGTEARRHDMNHFMARLIFCFFAEDTDIFESRSLFTGTVEGFSESDGSNTHHVIEACFAAMNLKQEKRNSDNTPGYAVTFPYVNGGLFAGSTNVPQFTRIARSYLLQAGSLDWQYINPDIFGSMIQAVADDEERGALGMHYTSVPNILKVLNPLFLDDLRAALEAAGDNSRTLLNLRRRLSRIRIFDPACGSGNFLVIAYKEMRRIEAEINARRGEHLRATEISKRNFRGIEIRDFAAEIARLALVIAEYQCDVLHRGPLAAKAEFLPLDEMNWIVRDNALRVDWLKACPPEDTEVRVREDRRLQFEASSSVEIDFENPGGETYICGNPPYLGGKKQSSEQKEEMKGIFGRNEQHKNLDYICGFIVKACEYLQYGTKAALVTTNSVAQGTHVPVLWPIVYRLGCQVEFAYESFKWANNAQGNAGVICTILGLTSKPVAAKYIYDESSRRQVANINPYLVDGANIIVESRSTNTNSLSPMITGNAPYDGGHLFLGPEEARRLLREEPGLKGKVRRATGTSEFINGSARYCLWFDDSDLPYAKSLPAVSSRIEAVLEYRRGGGEVASTLTARPHQFRYRNTCTFSQLLVPQTCSERREYLPAGLLSKDFIITHAAHAIYDPTLVDLAVLISRLHLVWAATICGKLKSDIRYSSNLGWNTFPLPTLTEQNKADLTRCAADILLAREAHFPATIADLYDPETMPANLRTAHDANDETLERIYIGRCFRNDTERLEKLFEMYAKAQGAASRAQGPAKKTRVSRKTAEVGK from the coding sequence ATGAACGCAGTTGAGATTGAAGCGGCGGTATCGGATCTTGCAGCGGAGCAGTTCGACGCTGCGGAGTTTCCATTCCAGTTTCTGGCTGCCTTCGATAAAAAGGAAACCACGCTCAAGAGGCTTCGTAAAGGTGACTCCAACAAGAGTGATGTAGTCGGCGGCGTGCTGCTGCAGTCCAACATCCACCTTGCTGTCAGCCCGGTAGGGGAGACGCGGCAAACGCTCGAGCGCCTGAAGGCCAGTCCAAAGACCGCAGCGGCTAAGGCTAAATTCGTCCTCGCCACCGATGGCACGGTGCTGGAAGCTGAGGAACTCTCCACGGGCGAGGCCATCGCATCGGAGTATCACCGCTTTGCGGAACACATCGGCTTCTTCTTGCCGCTTGCGGGCATCTCCACCGTCCGCGAGATCAAGGACAACCCGATCGACGTCCGTGCGACCGGGCGGCTGAACAAGCTCTACGTCGAGTTGCTGCGCCAAAATCCAGAATGGGGCACCGAGGCGCGCCGTCACGACATGAATCACTTCATGGCGCGGCTTATTTTCTGCTTCTTTGCCGAAGACACGGACATCTTCGAAAGTCGTAGTCTCTTCACCGGCACGGTAGAAGGATTCAGCGAGAGCGACGGCTCCAACACGCACCACGTCATTGAAGCTTGCTTCGCTGCAATGAATCTGAAGCAGGAGAAGCGCAACTCGGACAACACGCCCGGCTACGCGGTTACCTTTCCCTACGTGAACGGCGGCCTTTTCGCGGGCTCAACGAATGTGCCGCAGTTCACACGCATCGCCCGTAGCTACCTTCTGCAGGCGGGCAGCCTGGACTGGCAGTACATCAATCCCGACATCTTTGGCTCCATGATTCAGGCGGTGGCAGACGACGAAGAGCGCGGCGCCCTGGGTATGCATTACACCAGCGTGCCCAACATCCTCAAGGTGCTAAACCCGCTCTTCCTCGACGATCTGCGAGCTGCACTGGAGGCAGCGGGCGACAATTCCCGCACGCTGCTGAACCTGCGCCGCCGTCTCAGCCGCATCCGGATTTTCGACCCAGCCTGTGGGTCAGGCAACTTCCTGGTCATTGCCTACAAGGAAATGCGTAGGATCGAGGCTGAGATCAACGCCCGTCGCGGCGAACACCTACGAGCCACTGAGATCAGCAAGAGGAATTTCCGTGGCATTGAGATCCGTGACTTTGCAGCGGAAATAGCGAGGTTGGCGCTGGTCATCGCGGAATACCAGTGCGACGTGTTGCACCGCGGTCCCCTGGCCGCGAAAGCGGAGTTCCTGCCGCTCGATGAAATGAACTGGATTGTTCGTGACAATGCTCTACGTGTGGACTGGTTGAAAGCTTGCCCGCCAGAGGACACCGAAGTCCGGGTGCGCGAGGATCGCCGGTTGCAATTCGAAGCGAGCTCCTCCGTCGAGATCGATTTTGAGAATCCAGGCGGCGAGACATACATCTGTGGCAATCCTCCATATCTTGGTGGGAAAAAGCAGAGTTCAGAACAAAAAGAGGAGATGAAAGGGATTTTTGGTCGAAACGAGCAACATAAGAACCTGGACTATATCTGTGGGTTCATAGTGAAAGCTTGTGAGTACCTGCAATATGGCACCAAGGCTGCGCTCGTCACCACAAACTCGGTCGCCCAGGGAACGCACGTGCCAGTGCTTTGGCCTATAGTTTATCGGCTCGGCTGCCAAGTTGAGTTTGCATATGAATCGTTCAAGTGGGCGAACAATGCTCAAGGTAACGCAGGCGTTATTTGTACGATCTTAGGGCTGACGAGCAAACCCGTTGCCGCGAAATATATCTATGACGAATCGTCTCGCCGTCAGGTAGCTAATATCAACCCGTATTTAGTAGATGGCGCGAACATCATCGTCGAAAGTAGGTCTACGAACACGAACTCACTGTCCCCGATGATCACCGGCAACGCACCGTACGATGGTGGCCACCTGTTTCTAGGACCCGAAGAGGCACGTAGGCTTCTCCGTGAGGAACCTGGGCTCAAGGGTAAGGTTCGGCGGGCTACAGGAACAAGCGAGTTTATAAATGGTTCCGCTCGATACTGTCTTTGGTTCGATGACTCTGACTTGCCCTACGCAAAAAGTCTTCCCGCTGTTTCATCTCGCATAGAAGCCGTTCTTGAATATAGGCGCGGCGGCGGCGAAGTAGCGTCTACTCTGACTGCTCGACCACATCAGTTTCGGTATCGCAATACGTGCACCTTCTCGCAATTGCTCGTTCCGCAGACTTGTTCTGAACGACGAGAGTATCTGCCTGCGGGACTGCTAAGCAAAGATTTCATCATCACTCACGCTGCCCATGCTATATACGATCCAACCTTGGTAGACCTAGCCGTGTTGATCTCAAGGCTGCATCTGGTTTGGGCTGCCACTATTTGCGGCAAGCTCAAGAGCGACATCAGATACTCCAGCAATCTCGGCTGGAACACCTTTCCGCTCCCGACGCTGACGGAGCAGAACAAAGCTGACCTTACGCGCTGCGCCGCAGACATACTGCTGGCTCGCGAGGCGCACTTTCCCGCCACGATAGCCGATCTCTACGATCCCGAGACTATGCCTGCCAATCTGCGTACGGCGCATGATGCCAACGATGAAACACTGGAGCGCATCTACATTGGCCGCTGCTTTCGGAATGACACAGAGCGGCTGGAGAAGCTATTCGAGATGTACGCGAAGGCGCAGGGTGCAGCGTCCAGGGCCCAGGGGCCAGCGAAGAAGACAAGAGTGAGCCGGAAGACGGCGGAGGTGGGTAAGTGA
- a CDS encoding Y-family DNA polymerase, which translates to MAEVFGLIDCNNFYVSCERVFRPDLEGVPVIVLSNNDGCAVARSNEAKALGIKMGDPEFKLRALIQREKIQVFSSNYALYGDLSRRVGDCLGSMVPTVETYSIDESFLHLTEFREREVGDLARELRDRVLRWTGIPTCVGIAPTKTLAKVGNFIAKKRPQFRGVCDLRSPEVRAELLATVPVDEVWGIGGASAAKLGKIGVATAADLAALQPDDARALMTVTGGRVVYELRGISCLPLELIEPTRKGIAVTRSFGAPVTSWQEMREAIASYATRAAEKMRRYKVAAENIFVFMHTNTFNNDPFYSNGASARFSETTNDTGEVVALAVRLGERLWRDGFRYSKTGVMITELLPETIRQPALWGELDREKRERAWKAMDKLNTTLGRDTVRILGAGPTDAAWKLRAEHRSPRWTTRWDELPRVRSC; encoded by the coding sequence ATGGCCGAAGTCTTTGGACTCATCGACTGCAACAATTTTTATGTCTCCTGCGAGCGCGTCTTTCGCCCTGATCTGGAAGGCGTTCCCGTGATCGTGCTCTCAAATAATGACGGCTGCGCCGTCGCCCGCTCGAACGAAGCCAAGGCTCTTGGGATCAAGATGGGCGACCCCGAGTTCAAACTTCGCGCTCTGATTCAGCGCGAAAAGATTCAGGTCTTCAGCTCAAACTACGCGCTCTACGGCGACCTCTCGCGAAGAGTGGGCGACTGCCTCGGGTCGATGGTTCCGACCGTCGAGACATACTCGATCGACGAAAGCTTCCTGCATCTGACCGAGTTCCGCGAAAGGGAAGTGGGGGACCTGGCGCGCGAGTTGCGCGATCGCGTCCTGCGCTGGACCGGTATACCGACCTGCGTTGGCATCGCTCCAACGAAGACACTCGCAAAGGTTGGAAATTTCATTGCGAAGAAACGCCCGCAATTCCGTGGCGTCTGCGACCTGCGCTCACCGGAGGTTCGTGCGGAGCTGCTGGCCACGGTGCCGGTCGATGAGGTATGGGGCATCGGCGGCGCGTCCGCAGCCAAGCTGGGGAAGATCGGCGTCGCGACGGCGGCGGACCTGGCCGCGCTCCAGCCGGACGATGCGCGCGCGCTGATGACCGTAACGGGCGGCCGCGTCGTCTATGAGCTGCGTGGCATCTCCTGCCTGCCGCTGGAGCTGATAGAGCCGACCAGGAAGGGAATTGCTGTCACTCGCAGCTTCGGGGCTCCGGTCACGTCCTGGCAGGAGATGCGGGAGGCCATCGCGAGCTACGCGACGCGAGCAGCGGAGAAGATGCGCCGGTACAAGGTGGCCGCCGAAAACATCTTCGTCTTCATGCACACGAACACCTTCAACAATGATCCGTTCTACTCGAACGGCGCGTCGGCCCGGTTCTCAGAGACGACCAACGACACCGGAGAGGTCGTCGCCCTGGCCGTTCGCCTGGGCGAACGGCTCTGGCGAGACGGCTTCCGCTACTCGAAAACGGGCGTCATGATTACGGAGCTGCTGCCCGAAACGATCCGGCAACCGGCCTTGTGGGGCGAGCTGGACCGCGAGAAGAGGGAAAGGGCCTGGAAAGCGATGGACAAGCTCAACACGACCCTCGGGCGCGATACCGTCCGCATCCTTGGGGCTGGGCCAACGGATGCGGCCTGGAAGCTCAGGGCGGAGCATCGTTCGCCACGGTGGACGACACGATGGGATGAACTGCCGCGAGTACGATCCTGTTGA
- a CDS encoding GIY-YIG nuclease family protein — translation MKNAQELEGNDLLDALEIEVEEPLIGGYTPRQERLIAGFEDVLSFRETNGTGPEHGVHRDIFERIYAVRLDQLRKQPEDDLALLRPLDRFDLLTVPNPSAARAVDTLSPEELLEALAQDDPGDIGTLVHVQSVEGRREAAEYVADRVKCEDFDLYRSLFQAAEADLAAGRRSAKRFEKEVSIEVGDFFILSGQMVYVAAVGESFRAPNGGPNARLKAIYSNGTESNLLLWSLQRALYRDENGRRLTNPSQGPLFGDRLEDGDVASATIYVLRSLSKDPKIVAMRDVLHKIGVTGGRVEDRICNAEKDATYLLAPVEIVATWKLANIRHFKFEQTIHRILASAQLQLHVPDRFGISVEPKEWFVVPLPVINEIMERIQNESITEFVYDSSAGGLRRLDAAR, via the coding sequence ATGAAGAACGCACAAGAGCTGGAAGGCAACGATCTCCTCGATGCGCTCGAAATCGAAGTTGAGGAGCCGCTGATTGGGGGCTACACACCGCGGCAGGAGAGGCTCATCGCAGGCTTCGAGGACGTGCTGTCCTTTCGTGAAACGAACGGCACCGGCCCGGAACATGGGGTACACCGCGACATCTTCGAGCGCATCTACGCAGTGCGGCTCGATCAGCTGCGCAAGCAACCAGAGGATGATCTGGCTCTGCTGCGACCGTTGGACCGCTTTGATCTGCTGACGGTTCCTAACCCTAGTGCAGCGAGAGCCGTGGATACACTAAGCCCTGAGGAGCTGTTAGAAGCTCTTGCACAGGATGACCCCGGGGATATCGGCACGCTGGTTCATGTGCAGTCGGTAGAAGGAAGGCGCGAGGCGGCAGAGTACGTAGCTGACCGTGTGAAGTGCGAAGATTTTGACCTTTATCGATCTCTGTTCCAAGCGGCAGAAGCGGACCTAGCTGCTGGCCGGCGCTCAGCTAAACGCTTTGAAAAGGAAGTCAGTATTGAGGTAGGCGATTTCTTCATCCTGAGCGGACAGATGGTCTACGTAGCGGCGGTAGGCGAATCATTTCGAGCACCAAATGGCGGCCCAAACGCACGACTAAAGGCAATCTACTCGAATGGCACGGAGAGCAACCTGCTGCTCTGGTCTCTACAACGAGCGCTATACAGGGATGAAAACGGTCGGCGACTCACGAATCCAAGCCAAGGACCGCTCTTCGGAGACAGACTAGAGGATGGGGACGTAGCGAGCGCCACGATTTATGTTCTGAGAAGTCTCTCGAAAGATCCCAAAATCGTTGCGATGAGAGATGTTCTTCATAAGATTGGTGTGACTGGTGGCCGTGTCGAAGATAGGATCTGCAACGCCGAAAAAGACGCGACGTATTTGCTGGCTCCAGTCGAGATCGTCGCCACCTGGAAGCTAGCCAACATTCGCCACTTCAAGTTCGAGCAGACAATTCATCGCATCTTGGCGTCGGCCCAGCTGCAGCTTCATGTCCCTGACCGGTTTGGTATATCCGTAGAGCCAAAAGAGTGGTTTGTGGTTCCGCTTCCTGTCATCAACGAAATCATGGAGCGCATACAGAATGAGTCCATTACTGAGTTTGTGTACGACTCGTCGGCTGGTGGCTTACGTCGACTGGATGCGGCCCGCTAG
- a CDS encoding SOS response-associated peptidase family protein gives MCGRYYRTFDKQKIAEALRAQATGDPLAYAPGYNIAPTTTQPVLRQERETFGRELVPMRWGLVGFGTGRGPGEQLPLATPASSATLHYSHEWLLRVAQVR, from the coding sequence ATGTGCGGACGCTACTACCGGACGTTTGACAAGCAAAAGATCGCCGAGGCGCTACGCGCCCAGGCGACCGGAGATCCGCTCGCGTACGCTCCCGGTTACAACATCGCTCCGACGACGACCCAACCAGTCCTCCGCCAGGAGCGCGAAACCTTCGGCCGCGAGCTCGTTCCGATGAGATGGGGTTTAGTCGGTTTTGGCACGGGCCGAGGGCCTGGAGAACAGCTCCCTTTGGCAACGCCCGCTTCATCGGCAACGCTGCATTATTCCCATGAGTGGCTATTACGAGTGGCGCAAGTCCGATAA